In one Rutidosis leptorrhynchoides isolate AG116_Rl617_1_P2 chromosome 8, CSIRO_AGI_Rlap_v1, whole genome shotgun sequence genomic region, the following are encoded:
- the LOC139861926 gene encoding transcription factor TRY-like, with product MTRSSMKKNGDLEEVTSKNWEFINMSADEEDMIYRVHKLVGNRWDLIAGRIPGRKPEEIERFWLMRHNKVFRDLRKQTKS from the exons ATGACTAGATCCTCTATGAAGAAAAACGGTGACCTTGAAG AGGTTACCAGTAAAAATTGGGAGTTTATTAACATGAGCGCAGACGAAGAAGATATGATTTACCGGGTTCACAAACTTGTCGGTAACAG GTGGGACTTGATAGCCGGCAGGATTCCAGGTCGAAAACCAGAAGAAATAGAGAGGTTTTGGCTGATGAGACATAATAAAGTATTTAGGGAtttaaggaaacaaaccaaatcttAA
- the LOC139864109 gene encoding uncharacterized protein produces MTLTYLNSFDLFKDILQYIAPPCIFTVNGVQFHKRNYLTDGIYCEWATIVKSFKSSADPKTAKFKKFQESTRKDIKRAFGVLQDMTDVQCVNLKKITRQLVAYDEHLVKGLKYRFVRMQNSEMQVFIIFSDEC; encoded by the exons ATGACATTAACGTACTTAAATTCATTCGATTTGTTTAAAGATATACTGCAATATATAGCTCCACCATGTATCTTCACCGTAAACGGGGTACAATTCCATAAGAGAAATTATTTGACAGATGGAATCTACTGTGAATGGGCGACAATTGTTAAATCGTTTAAAAGTTCAGCTGATCCGAAGACCGCTAAATTCAAGAAGTTTCAAGAATCAACAAGAAAAGATATAAAACGAGCATTCGGTGTCCTACAAG ATATGACGGACGTGCAATGTGTGAATTTGAAGAAAATTACCCGCCAACTCGTCGCTTACGACGAACACCTCGTGAAAGGGTTGAAGTACAGATTTGTAAGGATGCAGAACTCCGAGATGCAGGTGTTCATTATCTTCTCCGATGAATGCTAA